GGGATTACCACAGTCCAAAACTGGAGTTTTGAGTATCATAGATTGTCAATCTGCATGATAGAAGATAGTCTTAAGAGACTCAGCACAATCACACAATAAGTTACTTAGAGGAACTCCACCACTCGTTTCTCCAAACTTATCTCAGCCTCTGAAGCACCTCTAATCTAGAACCTCTGCCGCCGATGAACAGATGGGCTTGAAACATTTTGAGAACCCATGCTTGCAGTTCTAAGAAGTCTCCGAAACTCTGGTAGGCTTATTTTTCCATCTTTGTCAATATCAGCTTCCTCTAGCAAAGGATCAACGGAGCCTCTCAAGCATGTATGCTGAAAAGCCAAAAAGGAATATTAGCTGCAGCAACTatgtatgtaaattatttttaacttttatttttacagATATGCACGGCTCAAACTAAGCAGATCTTCTAACTGTTCCCCCAAATGGTAAACTTATACGGATGCTAATATAGGTAAGTAAACTACAAGAGAACAATTTCTAATCTTTTAGAGAATTTTTCATAATGTGTTTAGAGCTTGACAAATGATGTGAGACCAACCATTCTAAGTTCTTCCGGAGTAATATAGCCATCTTTATCTAGGTCAAATTTCTCAAAAGCAGCCTGTGACAGTTGCTGCCACTTGTCAGAGTCTTCCTCCAATTGATGCACGTGTAATGTAGCCGCTACAAACTCCCGGAAATCCACTAGACCATCAGTGTTGTTGTCTATCTGCAAATAAATACTCAAGATTATTTTTGCAAGCCAAATAGTAGAACAAAGCAACATTAGTGGAAAAGAGTGATTTTGGGAGGCCACATAAATTGTCGTAGAAGTGAAAGTAATATTAATCACCAAATTTCATGCCTAACAAATTTTAGACATGCTGAGAAGCAGCaaacaaaacaatgtgtgtTTCTTGTAAAAGATCAAACATACTAACCGCTTGCAATATCTCTAGTACACGTGATTCTTTCAATTTCCAAGGAAGATCTTTGGCAAGAGCCTGCACAAAATCTTCCCTTTAGACTAAAGTAGGGAAAAGATATTTAAGGGAATAATTTGCTCGCAAACAAGTTAGTCACAAAGCCAGTAAATTAAATGCTACCTGTCTCATCTCTTCCAGGCTAATCGAACCATTTTTGTCTACATCTATagcatcaaattgatctttTATATCAGCCAACTCTTCTTCATTAAGTGTGCTAGCCAATGCCTGCAGGGTAATTGTTGACATTATATGTTTGATATGTTCATAAAACTTGTATTGTAGCAATAACCTTAATTACACTAAGATGAAGAAATATGGTAACTAATCccaagagataaagaagaaATAGGGAAATTAATTCTAAAGGATAATATAAGGATATGGCAAGATATTTCCATATATTCCAAcagtaatcaattataaaaaaagctgGACATCAAACAGGTTCCATGCCTTCTGACCTGAAAAGGCTAGAATTAATTTCTCTTACCCTCAGTGCAAATTGTTTGAATCGACTATATTTCACAAACTGCCGCATGTTGCTCAGGACAGATATATCAATAGGAATCTCCAATGCTTCTCCTCCTTCTCTAACCCATGGATGTGCTGAAATATTAGGTTTAATCAAAACACTCAACATAATGCAACACAATTACACATAAAAGCACTTTTAGTTACATATAAAAGAAGACAATAAGTGTAActtaaattattacaaataattGAGTAATTACTTGCCATTAAAAGACAAATTGATCTCAGCAAGAAAAGGTTAAaagcaaaattttaaatgtagtCACATGATAGAACTGAAAAATGAGGCTATAGCAATGTCTCTGACTTCAATATTTGGAATCATTAAAACTTTATATAATTGCATAAatacaaagttaaaaaatattcttagttCTAACAACAAATTTAGCATTTAAACTGGGATGTATGTCGAATTCAATAAATTCAATGCCTAAAATTTAGGTGCCATATAGCACAAGCCTAAATTTGATTCGATGACAACaaccttaaattattttattataattactattatttattaatattattatcaacatcatcatcgttattattatcatcatcattactatttttattaacaGTCAAATATCACTTAAAGGCTCAAATAACATAAACGGTTTTTTCAATGTAAGAAGACATGATACATACATAAAGCTTGAGCAGCAGTTAATCTCGCCCGAGGATCCTTTACTAgtaattttttcacaaaatcttttgcAGCATTACTAATAGTTGGCCATGGTTTCCGACGAAAATCGGGCTTCTTACGTAAGACCTGCATATATCAGATCAGATCATTAATTatacacaacaacaaaaaacattaCAAATTCCTTAGTAAAAACTCAAAATCAAGTGGACAATTAAAGTAAAGGTCATAGACTTATCATGTCATTAAGATACAAGAATGGATAACGAATAccatataaattagaaaatcaGAAAATTACACAATAAAGTACTGTACCTCCTTGAAGATACCATCCTCAGTCTTATCCCAAAATGGGCGTCTTCCGCACAACAATATGTATGTAATAACACCAATACTCCACACATCTGATTGAGGACCAGACTTACGTTTTAACACTTCAGGTGCAACATAGTAAGCACTGCCAACAATATCATGAAACTTTTttcctgcattttttttcaaagatagaGAAAAACAAATCTCAAATAAAAATGGCAAGAGCATGCCTGATAACTCAACTGAAGAAATAGGAGAACAAGCctgaaacaaaaaatggaagaaaagaaaaagaaagaaattgaccACAAAAATCAAGACTTTCCCTCACCAGGTTTTATGAAATCTGACAAACCAAAATCAGTGGCCTTTAAAGGTGAATCTTCTTTGGttgatttaaaaagaaaattctgcAAGAATaggtaaaaatattaatatattatgtataGCATCTAGTAGTATAGATCTCATTTCACACAAATTTGGCAGATATGCAAATGTGCTTGATCATACCTCTGGTTTCATGTCCCGGTGTACCAAACCATGTAAATGACACTCAGCTGCAACCTTGAGCATCTGCCTTACAACCACCGCTGCGTCTCTTTCAGTATAACGACTGTCCTTCCTGATTAAAGCAAATGAAGAGGAAATTAGTTCTGGTACACAAAAACAGCTTTCTGCCAAACACATAAACATATAACCAAAAATCATTGACCCTGGTTCTGCAATTTCAACATAGAAATTCTGACACATAACCATAATGAGTAAACCTCCACTCTAGTCCTTGAACCCTTTAAGTGTTAGTCACTATAGTCCCTGACTTTACAAAACTTTCATTATTGTCCCCAACTTCAT
The Glycine max cultivar Williams 82 chromosome 16, Glycine_max_v4.0, whole genome shotgun sequence genome window above contains:
- the LOC100798941 gene encoding calcium-dependent protein kinase 28 isoform X1; this encodes MGTCFSATKVSGSHGNAVTVNKNRKGAAKPKSETATANPLRHKASSRHVPCGKRTDFGYEKDFDQRYSLGKLLGHGQFGYTYVGIDKANGDRVAVKRLEKSKMVLPIAVEDVKREVKILKALTGHENVVQFYNAFEDGSYVYIVMELCEGGELLDRILAKKDSRYTERDAAVVVRQMLKVAAECHLHGLVHRDMKPENFLFKSTKEDSPLKATDFGLSDFIKPGKKFHDIVGSAYYVAPEVLKRKSGPQSDVWSIGVITYILLCGRRPFWDKTEDGIFKEVLRKKPDFRRKPWPTISNAAKDFVKKLLVKDPRARLTAAQALSHPWVREGGEALEIPIDISVLSNMRQFVKYSRFKQFALRALASTLNEEELADIKDQFDAIDVDKNGSISLEEMRQALAKDLPWKLKESRVLEILQAIDNNTDGLVDFREFVAATLHVHQLEEDSDKWQQLSQAAFEKFDLDKDGYITPEELRMHTCLRGSVDPLLEEADIDKDGKISLPEFRRLLRTASMGSQNVSSPSVHRRQRF
- the LOC100798941 gene encoding calcium-dependent protein kinase 16 isoform X2, whose protein sequence is MAIASPLRGLRRMVLPIAVEDVKREVKILKALTGHENVVQFYNAFEDGSYVYIVMELCEGGELLDRILAKKDSRYTERDAAVVVRQMLKVAAECHLHGLVHRDMKPENFLFKSTKEDSPLKATDFGLSDFIKPGKKFHDIVGSAYYVAPEVLKRKSGPQSDVWSIGVITYILLCGRRPFWDKTEDGIFKEVLRKKPDFRRKPWPTISNAAKDFVKKLLVKDPRARLTAAQALSHPWVREGGEALEIPIDISVLSNMRQFVKYSRFKQFALRALASTLNEEELADIKDQFDAIDVDKNGSISLEEMRQALAKDLPWKLKESRVLEILQAIDNNTDGLVDFREFVAATLHVHQLEEDSDKWQQLSQAAFEKFDLDKDGYITPEELRMHTCLRGSVDPLLEEADIDKDGKISLPEFRRLLRTASMGSQNVSSPSVHRRQRF